From Macaca mulatta isolate MMU2019108-1 chromosome 1, T2T-MMU8v2.0, whole genome shotgun sequence, the proteins below share one genomic window:
- the SRM gene encoding spermidine synthase isoform X1 gives MEPGPDGPAASGPAAIREGWFRETCSLWPGQALSLQVEQLLHHRRSRYQDILVFRSKTYGNVLVLDGVIQCTERDEFSYQEMIANLPLCSHPNPRKVLIIGGGDGGVLREVVKHPSVESVVQCEIDEDVIQVSKKFLPGMAIGYSSSKLTLHVGDGFEFMKQNQDAFDVIITDSSDPMGKQRMGPRCVSLHPSPGPAESLFKESYYQLMKTALKEDGVLCCQGECQWLHLDLIKEMRQFCQSLFPVVAYAYCTIPTYPSGQIGFMLCSKNPSTNFQEPVQPLTQHQVAQMQLKYYNSDVHRAAFVLPEFARKALNDVS, from the exons ATGGAGCCCGGCCCCGATGGCCCCGCTGCATCCGGCCCCGCCGCCATCCGCGAGGGCTGGTTCCGCGAGACCTGCAGTCTGTGGCCCGGCCAGGCCCTGTCGCTGCAGGTGGAGCAGCTGCTCCACCACCGGCGCTCGCGCTACCAGGACATCCTAGTCTTCCGCAG TAAGACCTATGGCAACGTGCTGGTGTTGGACGGTGTCATCCAGTGCACGGAGAGGGACGAGTTCTCCTACCAGGAGATGATCGCCAACCTGCCTCTCTGCAGCCACCCCAACCCGCGAAAG GTGCTGATCATCGGGGGCGGAGATGGAGGTGTCCTGCGTGAGGTGGTGAAGCACCCCTCCGTGGAGTCTGTGGTCCAGTGTGAGATAGACGAG gATGTCATCCAAGTCTCCAAGAAGTTCCTGCCAGGCATGGCCATTGGCTACTCTAGCTCGAAGCTGACCCTACATGTGGGTGACGGTTTTGAGTTCATGAAACAGAATCAGGATGCCTTCGATGTGATCATCACTGACTCCTCAGACCCTATGGGTAAGCAGCGGATGGGCCCCAGG TGTgtctccctccatccttccccagGCCCCGCCGAAAGTCTCTTCAAGGAGTCCTATTACCAGCTTATGAAGACGGCCCTCAAGGAAGATGGTGTCCTCTGCTGCCAGG GTGAGTGCCAGTGGCTGCACCTGGACCTCATCAAGGAGATGCGGCAGTTCTGCCAGTCCCTGTTCCCCGTGGTGGCCTACGCCTACTGCACCATCCCCACCTACCCCAGCGGCCAGATCGGCTTCATGCTGTGCAGCAAGAACCCG AGCACCAACTTCCAGGAGCCGGTGCAGCCGCTGACGCAGCACCAGGTGGCACAGATGCAGCTGAAGTACTACAACTCCGACGTGCACCGCGCCGCCTTCGTGCTGCCCGAGTTTGCCCGCAAG GCCCTGAATGACGTGAGCTGA
- the SRM gene encoding spermidine synthase — protein sequence MEPGPDGPAASGPAAIREGWFRETCSLWPGQALSLQVEQLLHHRRSRYQDILVFRSKTYGNVLVLDGVIQCTERDEFSYQEMIANLPLCSHPNPRKVLIIGGGDGGVLREVVKHPSVESVVQCEIDEDVIQVSKKFLPGMAIGYSSSKLTLHVGDGFEFMKQNQDAFDVIITDSSDPMGPAESLFKESYYQLMKTALKEDGVLCCQGECQWLHLDLIKEMRQFCQSLFPVVAYAYCTIPTYPSGQIGFMLCSKNPSTNFQEPVQPLTQHQVAQMQLKYYNSDVHRAAFVLPEFARKALNDVS from the exons ATGGAGCCCGGCCCCGATGGCCCCGCTGCATCCGGCCCCGCCGCCATCCGCGAGGGCTGGTTCCGCGAGACCTGCAGTCTGTGGCCCGGCCAGGCCCTGTCGCTGCAGGTGGAGCAGCTGCTCCACCACCGGCGCTCGCGCTACCAGGACATCCTAGTCTTCCGCAG TAAGACCTATGGCAACGTGCTGGTGTTGGACGGTGTCATCCAGTGCACGGAGAGGGACGAGTTCTCCTACCAGGAGATGATCGCCAACCTGCCTCTCTGCAGCCACCCCAACCCGCGAAAG GTGCTGATCATCGGGGGCGGAGATGGAGGTGTCCTGCGTGAGGTGGTGAAGCACCCCTCCGTGGAGTCTGTGGTCCAGTGTGAGATAGACGAG gATGTCATCCAAGTCTCCAAGAAGTTCCTGCCAGGCATGGCCATTGGCTACTCTAGCTCGAAGCTGACCCTACATGTGGGTGACGGTTTTGAGTTCATGAAACAGAATCAGGATGCCTTCGATGTGATCATCACTGACTCCTCAGACCCTATGG GCCCCGCCGAAAGTCTCTTCAAGGAGTCCTATTACCAGCTTATGAAGACGGCCCTCAAGGAAGATGGTGTCCTCTGCTGCCAGG GTGAGTGCCAGTGGCTGCACCTGGACCTCATCAAGGAGATGCGGCAGTTCTGCCAGTCCCTGTTCCCCGTGGTGGCCTACGCCTACTGCACCATCCCCACCTACCCCAGCGGCCAGATCGGCTTCATGCTGTGCAGCAAGAACCCG AGCACCAACTTCCAGGAGCCGGTGCAGCCGCTGACGCAGCACCAGGTGGCACAGATGCAGCTGAAGTACTACAACTCCGACGTGCACCGCGCCGCCTTCGTGCTGCCCGAGTTTGCCCGCAAG GCCCTGAATGACGTGAGCTGA